A stretch of Faecalibacterium duncaniae DNA encodes these proteins:
- a CDS encoding ATP-binding protein → MSDMVPEVLNAALDSLFTPKEPGEQEYQGVDGLLYCRNCHTPVQCRVKLWGRDKIVPCLCRCQQEAMAEKKRQDELVERQRKIRQLKATGIQEKHLLEWNFGVAEDNKDIQMAKRYVEQWKKVKAENLGLLLWGDVGTGKSFVAACIANALLDQGIPVLMTNFSKILNQMGAMYSEERYRYIASFSNYSLLILDDLGIERSTEYALEQVYAVIDERYKSGLPVIITTNLKIAEIRNPQDVAYARIYSRILEMCTPVRISGEDRRKSIGKEKQQVVKEVLDL, encoded by the coding sequence ATGAGCGACATGGTGCCTGAAGTATTGAATGCGGCGTTGGATTCGCTCTTTACGCCGAAAGAACCCGGAGAGCAGGAATACCAGGGCGTGGACGGACTGCTGTATTGCCGGAACTGTCATACTCCGGTGCAGTGCAGGGTAAAGCTCTGGGGCAGAGACAAGATTGTTCCCTGCCTTTGCAGATGCCAGCAGGAAGCGATGGCGGAAAAGAAACGCCAGGATGAACTGGTGGAGCGGCAGCGTAAAATCAGGCAGCTGAAAGCAACTGGGATTCAGGAAAAGCATCTTCTGGAATGGAATTTTGGCGTTGCAGAAGACAACAAGGACATCCAGATGGCAAAACGTTATGTGGAGCAGTGGAAAAAGGTCAAGGCTGAAAACCTTGGCCTTTTGTTATGGGGAGATGTCGGAACCGGAAAGTCCTTTGTGGCGGCATGTATAGCAAATGCGCTGCTGGATCAGGGCATTCCGGTTTTGATGACGAACTTCTCCAAAATCCTGAACCAGATGGGTGCCATGTATTCGGAAGAACGATACCGGTATATCGCTTCGTTTTCCAACTATTCTTTGCTGATTCTGGATGATCTGGGAATTGAGCGCAGCACCGAATATGCGCTGGAGCAGGTCTACGCTGTCATTGATGAGCGGTATAAGTCCGGGCTTCCGGTCATTATCACAACCAATCTGAAAATTGCAGAAATCCGCAATCCGCAGGATGTGGCATACGCCCGGATTTACAGCAGGATTCTGGAAATGTGTACGCCGGTGCGAATCAGCGGAGAGGACCGCAGAAAGAGCATTGGAAAAGAAAAACAGCAGGTCGTTAAGGAGGTACTTGATCTATGA
- a CDS encoding ParB/RepB/Spo0J family partition protein, translating into MAKAKTSITTENRSGSAADAAAKEKRTEMPLSDLHPFEGHPFKVLDDELMEQTVESIKQIGVVSPLIVRPDPEGGFEILSGHRRLHAAQLAGLETVPVIVKEMDDDAAIIFMVDSNLQRENILPSERAFSYKMKLEAMKHQGQRKDLTSEQFAPKLSTEIIGEAVGMSKDTVKRYIRLTNLIPEILDMVDEKKIAFNPAVELSYLKPSEQKEFLEAMDYAQASPSLSQAQRLKKLSQEGGCTLDAMCEVMNEIKKDELDHVTIKNEVLRKYFPKSYTPKQMQDTIIRLLEKWQRSKQRDMER; encoded by the coding sequence ATGGCAAAAGCAAAAACCAGTATTACAACAGAAAACCGCAGTGGCTCAGCTGCCGACGCTGCGGCTAAGGAGAAGCGGACGGAGATGCCGCTTTCTGACCTGCATCCTTTTGAAGGGCATCCCTTTAAGGTGCTGGATGACGAGCTGATGGAACAGACCGTAGAGAGCATCAAGCAGATCGGTGTGGTATCACCACTGATTGTCCGACCTGACCCGGAAGGCGGATTTGAAATTCTTTCAGGACACCGCAGACTTCATGCGGCGCAGCTGGCAGGTTTGGAGACTGTGCCGGTCATCGTCAAGGAAATGGACGATGATGCAGCAATCATCTTTATGGTGGACAGCAACTTGCAGCGGGAGAATATTCTTCCCAGCGAGAGAGCGTTTTCCTACAAGATGAAGTTGGAGGCGATGAAACATCAGGGTCAGAGAAAAGATTTGACTTCGGAGCAATTTGCACCGAAGTTGTCTACGGAGATTATTGGTGAAGCTGTTGGAATGAGTAAGGATACGGTTAAACGCTATATCCGCCTTACCAACCTGATTCCTGAAATTTTGGATATGGTGGATGAGAAGAAAATCGCCTTTAATCCGGCGGTGGAGTTGTCTTACCTGAAACCGTCTGAACAGAAGGAATTTCTGGAGGCAATGGACTATGCACAGGCATCTCCATCCCTGTCGCAGGCACAGCGGCTGAAGAAGCTCTCACAGGAGGGCGGCTGCACGTTGGATGCCATGTGTGAAGTGATGAATGAAATCAAAAAGGATGAGCTTGACCATGTGACGATTAAAAACGAGGTTCTTCGGAAGTATTTCCCGAAATCCTATACGCCGAAGCAGATGCAGGACACGATTATCCGGCTGCTGGAAAAATGGCAGCGAAGTAAACAACGAGATATGGAACGATGA
- a CDS encoding DUF3846 domain-containing protein: protein MKKFDVEITETLQRKVSVEAASQEDAERMVTQAWNNQDYVLDSGDFTGVDFKTVGEHELAETRTMDVLLVQPNAYPKKISVGTELEDLQAMVGGDIEVTYPFEDEVAIILNESGKINGLPLNRAIYTEDGDMQDIYAGDFLVVGLTEDDFGSLTSEQMQKFEEQFHQPQMFVRMGRSIMAIPVPDDMVKKMEEKAAKPQEKSKPAPDRDSL, encoded by the coding sequence ATGAAGAAATTTGATGTGGAGATTACAGAGACTCTCCAGAGAAAGGTTTCCGTGGAAGCTGCCTCACAGGAAGATGCGGAACGCATGGTGACGCAGGCGTGGAACAATCAGGACTATGTTCTGGATTCCGGCGATTTCACCGGTGTGGATTTCAAGACCGTGGGAGAACATGAATTGGCAGAGACCAGGACAATGGATGTGCTGCTGGTACAGCCCAATGCCTATCCGAAGAAAATCAGTGTTGGCACGGAGCTGGAAGATTTGCAGGCCATGGTCGGCGGCGATATTGAAGTCACCTATCCATTTGAGGATGAAGTGGCCATTATTCTGAATGAATCCGGCAAAATCAATGGTCTGCCGCTGAACCGTGCGATTTACACCGAAGACGGGGATATGCAGGACATTTATGCCGGTGATTTTCTGGTGGTAGGGCTGACAGAGGATGACTTTGGTTCTCTGACTTCGGAGCAGATGCAGAAATTTGAGGAGCAGTTCCATCAGCCCCAGATGTTCGTTCGTATGGGGCGCAGCATCATGGCGATTCCGGTTCCGGATGACATGGTGAAGAAGATGGAGGAAAAGGCTGCAAAGCCCCAAGAAAAGAGTAAACCGGCACCGGACCGGGACAGTTTGTAA
- a CDS encoding PcfB family protein: protein MQEEVENRTVNLAISTTKLTFRTIVNGYNAWKRHHQAKAAQKSAQMPLGKQSIKELIGQNQGVSSIPIEKTDLKGFEQVARKYGVDYAITKDQNVIPPKYTVFFKAKDADALTSAFEEFTNRKLKAKEKPSVLEQLNKLKELVAAILPDKVRHKSQERDL, encoded by the coding sequence ATGCAGGAAGAAGTTGAAAATCGTACCGTCAATCTGGCAATCAGTACCACGAAACTGACATTTCGCACTATCGTGAATGGCTATAATGCGTGGAAACGGCACCATCAGGCAAAGGCGGCTCAGAAATCAGCGCAGATGCCGCTTGGAAAGCAGAGCATCAAAGAACTGATCGGTCAGAATCAGGGAGTCAGCAGTATCCCCATTGAGAAAACGGATTTGAAAGGCTTTGAACAGGTGGCGCGGAAATACGGTGTGGATTATGCCATTACGAAAGACCAAAATGTGATTCCACCCAAGTACACGGTGTTCTTTAAGGCGAAGGATGCGGATGCACTGACTTCCGCTTTTGAGGAATTCACCAACCGCAAGCTGAAAGCAAAGGAAAAACCGAGTGTTCTGGAGCAGCTTAACAAGCTCAAAGAACTGGTGGCTGCAATTCTGCCGGATAAGGTTCGTCACAAAAGTCAGGAGCGTGATCTATGA